CTTGATCGTTGAGATAAgcattggttaaaaaaaaagtgctgccACTGATTGTGGAGTGCCTTATCTATTCTTACAAAGTGACCCAAAAATGTTAGGGATTATAGCATTTTATTGCTGTGTAAACGACGTTAGGCATCAATAAAGCCTTTCATTTAATAAAGTCCGTCCATTTTCATTGTACCCTTTCCGCttagaaaattaattaatgcCAAACGCATTGCTCAGGGGCGTGTTAGTGATGACACCTCATGTGATGTATTAAACATTATCAAGAAGGATGAGCCCTTTTCTGTTTAAACATGCTGACGTTACATAATGTAACACAGACTATGATGACCTCAGAATTGCAGTTTAAGCCCAGATGTCACAGTAAAAACCTCAGCACCCCTTTCAGGACACACAGTAGGGCTGAGGGACTCAAAGTGAGAGAGTCACTCACCAGAGAACTGGGGTCAGCGTCGTTAAAAGAAACAGCCTCTCGACTATTTGAAAGAATAGAAAACCAACAGCTGGTGACCAAAGCGGGGCCCAACAGCTATTTTCTCCAGTCGTGTCTCCTAATTATTCGTTTTTCCCAAATTCCACCATGAAGCTGAAATTACCAAATCCAGGGTTGGATGACCGGATCCCTTCTCACGAGGATCTGGAAAggatggagaaggaggaggctgGAGACAGACCCAAATGGGACAACAAAGCCCAGtacctgctcacctgtgtgGGCTTCTGTGTGGGACTCGGTAACGTGTGGAGGTTCCCGTACTTGTGTCAAAGCCATGGAGGAGGTAAGCCACGATGAGACTGTTCGGTGTGTTCTGTTTGAGGTCTTCAAAGTTACAAGTGGGAAGGAATAATGTGCTCTGATTTGGAattttcattcagtcattttaaaatactaagAAAGTATATAAAATCCAAATGACTTAATCCTTGCATAATTTTTGTATTTAGATTTCACTGCACAGGTCTCATGGAGCTGCAACACTGATTTCTATttcaactaaaatgtttttttgttttttttagatagTGGCTACTTCACTGCAAAATGTAGCTTAGTAGAAGTATAAATAAgtacatataataaatattcaagTTAAGTACACCTACCTAAAATTGTACTGAAGTATAGTGCATGCACTACCTGCTGAGGAGTTACAGTATTTGTACCGACACACAGTTCTTCGGGGAATGTTGCTCTctaacaatatttaaaatgatgtctGTTTCTCAGAGACTGAGATTGTAGAACATTGAAAATCATTCCAAGAAAATCTTAAACTTAAATGCTGTCTGGAAGTCAATATGTAATTCTTGGTATACAGTAACCAGTGTACCCAATAAAACGTGCAATATTTTTAGAGCATATGGGGATCTTATTGAAAACACCATTAAcacatttactttgttttataagAGTAAATCATTGACCACATTAAGTCATTATAACAATTTGAATACTGTACCTCCAGGAGCATTTATGATCCCATTTCTCATCCTGCTGGTTCTCGAGGGAATCCCACTGCTGCACCTGGAGTTTGCAATCGGGCAGCGCCTGAGGAAAGGCAGCGTGGGAGTATGGCGGTCAATTAATCCTTACCTGACTGGAGTCGGTAGGTAAAAAATAACGCATGCACGTTTGGtcgtgtatttatttatttattaactagCCACTTGAGTATGGCTGCAGAGAGGGGAATATGCATGCCCCCTATAGGGATGTATGCATGTCTAATTAATTTAATGCCTTTATCATTTTATCACTTTGGTTTATGATAAAATAACCGCAAAACTAAAAGTGTTGTTACTGAATGTTGAAGGTTGAATGTGAATATTATAttgtaaacatatttttactttttcttttactttgaacCATGTTAACACAGCCATTGTGCTTACTGTATGTTCTTCATGTATGCTGACTGGATTTCAATCCTGATTTTgctaaaaaatgtaaaaacatcagcctgattatttaattttgttacAGGTATTGCGTCCTTGCTGGTCTCGTTTTTGGTGGGCATGTACTATAACACTATCATGGCCTGGATCATGTGGTATCTCTTCAATTCCTTTCAGGATCCTCTGCCTTGGAGCCAATGTCCTCTCAACGCTAACAGGACGGGTACTGTGTGACTTTATCTACCAAGATAACAAAGTCGAGATAGTCAGGGAGAGTAGAAACAGCCTATATCTGCTGTACGGGATGATTTTAACTTTGAGTTCCTAAATTTCCCTTCTTTGCAGGGTTGGTGGAGGAGTGTGCACGAAGCAGCACTGTCGACTACTTCTGGTACAGAGAGACTCTGAACATTTCAACGGCTATCGATGAGGCTGGAGGCCTGCAGTGGTGGATGGTATTAGCCCTGCTGGCTGCCTGGACTATGCTCTACGTCTGCTGCATCCGGGGGATTGAGACCACCGGAAAGGTCTGTAAGTCAGGCTGCATCTGAGTAATCTAATGTGGATGTAATTCCTGGAgtgtatatgtttgtttaaatatacaGGTACAGTATGCCTGTGGCTGATTTTGTCATCCCTTTCACCTTTCAGGCTGTGTACATCACGTCCACTCTACCATATCTGGTCCTCACCATCTTCCTCGTCAGAGGACTGACTCTCAAAGGCTCTGTAGAGGGAATCAAGTTCCTCTTCACACCAGATGTAAGCACTGCTGTAACACAACAGGCAAATTTAGTCAGTATAATTCATATCAAGCAAAATTCTCTAAACGATTTAGAGAATATGCTTATTCACTTTCTTTCCAAATGGTGAATGGGAAGATGCTTCTCATATCGGTCGTCTGCTGTTGAACTTACCATAGCACAATGAGAACATGTAACTtgtaatttatataaaattaaatatatatatatatatacatatttatatgtgCAGGTAAGTGGATTTTCTTACCATTGCACTGAGCCTGGAAAGCTGATTTCACCTGTTTCCACTTCCTGCAAAGCTATTTTAACTTGCTGCTAACTGCTGGCTctagcttcatatttaccatACAGACATAAAAGTAGTATCAGTCTTCTTTCCAATATATACCTCTATTGTGACCCCTGATGCACGGAAAGCATTGCATTTCACAATCATGATTACAGTGACTGCAGCAATTACTTCTTGAATGGAAAGGATGTACTGGGTTGCAGTGACAATAAACAAAGATAACCACAATGGCTAAAAAAGACATATGCCAGGCTGTATTTGAGCTAAAGATTTACTGGAGTGTCTGAGATAAGCTTGGATCTGTCGCACAATGATAAAAGCTGAtaatgaagctgaagctgataACGCTGTGCTGCCAAAAAAATGATCAATAGACTATCAAGACAGTTTCCATGATCCATTTTAGACATTGAGAAATCAGATATAATAATTCTTAGATAACATCTTTATAACTAAGTTGGTGCATGTTTTGCAGTTGATTTATGATACAGTTGCGTTTTCTGAGTTTCACACACTTATCAATAGTTCTCTTCTTTCTATCACGTGCCAGGGGGGATTAGTTCACTTTCactaaaaatgtgcttttcaatTGTGTTTTAGGTGAACGAATTGATAAATCCAGCAACTTGGTTGGATGCTGGTGCTCAGGTTTTCTACTCCTTCTCCTTGGCCTTTGGAGGCCTCATCTCCTTCTCTAGTTACAATTCTGTTCAGTGAGTACAAATCtcagtcacacagtcacacgGGCACCCGCTGCTCGGCAGTTCTCCTCACGTGTGATCCCTTCATGATTTTCTTGTAGCAACAACTGTGAGCAGGACGCCGTTCTCATCTCCATCATTAATGGCTGCACTTCGGTGTACTCTGCGACGGTTATCTACTCTATCATCGGTTTCAGGGCAACGCAGAACTACGATGACTGCGTGGGAGAGTGAGTTTCAAACTggccaaaacatttttttatttatttaaaaaaaaaggaaagattcaattggaaaaactgaaatcatGTCTAAAggttttttatgtatgttttttggtgtttatttgttttgttttttgcagcaATATCTTGAAGCTGATGAACGCTTTCAACTATCCTGAAAACAACATCACAGAAAGCAACTACAACGAGGTTCTGACCCACCTCAACCAGACAAATCCAGACATCATCCAGGGATTGCAATTACAGACCTGTGACATGCAGTTTTTCCTCAGTCAGGTCGGGAAAAAGAGCAAtacttgttattgttgctgatttaaaatgtacctCAAAGAACCTATTTCAGTGGTTTAAATATGTATTGGCATGCACTCCTTCAGGGCGTGGAGGGAACGGGTTTGGCTTTCATCGTGTTCACAGAGGCCATCATCAAGATGcccatttctcctctctgggctgtcctcttcttcatcatgCTCTTCTGTCTCGGCCTCTCAACTATGTTTGGGAACATTGAGGGAGTGGTGGTTCCTTTGCAAGACCTCAGGGTTTTGCCCAAATCTTGGCCCAAAGAAATTTTCACTGGTAATCCTTCATATTTCTGATTGAATGTAACCTACATTTACACATCTGGATCTGCACAACATGTTCATGTGACCCGTGCTTTGTATCGTTTTTCACAGGTCTGACTTGCCTAATTTCTCTCGCTCTTGGGCTCATTTTCGCCCTGGGCTCTGGAAACTACTGGCTAGCTCTTTTTGACAACTTTGCCGGCTCTATCCCCCTTCTAATTATTGG
Above is a genomic segment from Anabas testudineus chromosome 11, fAnaTes1.2, whole genome shotgun sequence containing:
- the LOC113154515 gene encoding sodium-dependent neutral amino acid transporter B(0)AT1-like — protein: MKLKLPNPGLDDRIPSHEDLERMEKEEAGDRPKWDNKAQYLLTCVGFCVGLGNVWRFPYLCQSHGGGAFMIPFLILLVLEGIPLLHLEFAIGQRLRKGSVGVWRSINPYLTGVGIASLLVSFLVGMYYNTIMAWIMWYLFNSFQDPLPWSQCPLNANRTGLVEECARSSTVDYFWYRETLNISTAIDEAGGLQWWMVLALLAAWTMLYVCCIRGIETTGKAVYITSTLPYLVLTIFLVRGLTLKGSVEGIKFLFTPDVNELINPATWLDAGAQVFYSFSLAFGGLISFSSYNSVHNNCEQDAVLISIINGCTSVYSATVIYSIIGFRATQNYDDCVGDNILKLMNAFNYPENNITESNYNEVLTHLNQTNPDIIQGLQLQTCDMQFFLSQGVEGTGLAFIVFTEAIIKMPISPLWAVLFFIMLFCLGLSTMFGNIEGVVVPLQDLRVLPKSWPKEIFTGLTCLISLALGLIFALGSGNYWLALFDNFAGSIPLLIIGFCEMISVIYIYGVDRFNKDIEFMIGHKPNIFWQATWRVISPLIMIFILVFYFVTQITKELTYLVWDQEAENFPTLDPRPYPSWVYIIIFILAGVPSLAIPAVALFKFIQRKCCNKKAYKDTTVDTISAKIQMSDREKF